A stretch of DNA from Bacillota bacterium:
CACCCAAGCGTTGCTGACGCAACTGCTAGGGCGTCCCCCGGAATCAGCGGAACTCGAGTTGGCCCGCAAGGCGGACAGCGTGGCGGCGGCGATGGACCGCGCGGCCTTTCCCGCCCAGGTGGTGGTTACTCCGAGCGACGATCCAGACGGATCGCGCGCCACCAGCGGTGCCACGCTGTATTGGGCTGATCCCGAAATCCGCCACCCCATGTCTGGCTGCGAATTCAAGGATAGACCCCCGTACGCGATGAACGAACGCCTGAAGGTTTCCGATGCGTATAAGCTCGTCGTTGATGACATCGCCACGCGGTTTGCCGGCGACCCGCGACGCATGTATCTCGCCCTGTGGCGACGGTTACCCGAGGCAGTGGACCCATTTTGGCGCCTGATTCCAGGCGACACCCGCATGGTAGACCACAGCCTGTGGGACCACCTGGATGCTACGACAGCAGTGGTCGGTGCCCTGAATCGACCCGCCCTGCTGGTGCTTTCGTTGGGTCCTGCGCAGCGGTACATCTACCAGGCCCGGCGTACGCAGGACCTCTGGATGGGTAGCTACATCCTGTCGTACCTGGCCTGGGAAGCAGCGCGGGCCATCGCGGAAAGCATCGGTCCAGACGCCGTACTGTACCCAGCGCTGCGCGGCCAGCCCCTCGTGGACCGGTGGCTTGCTTCAGACGCGGTCGCCGTTTTGAAGCAAGAGGAAATCCCCGATTCGGGCCGGCTGGCGGTGGCTGCATTGCCCAACAAGCTGGTTGCCCTCGTGCCGGCAGACAGAGCCCGGGCGCTCGCAGAGGATGCGGTTGTTCCTGCGGTCTCGGCTGCGTGGGAGCGGATGGCTAATGCTGTGCTGGATTACCTGGAAACCTGGGCGTTGGTCGACGACACGTTTCGGGAAATGTGGGCGGTTCAGACAGGCGCGGGGGCTGGCGGAGAGTGGAAGAGTCATTGGGAGTTGTACTGGAGCTACCACGTGTGGCCAGCGACGCGACCACCCGGCGAGGCGGATGCGTGGCGCGAGGCAGATGATGTGCTGGCCGAATACAAGAGACTGGCGTTTCCGTCTTTTCCGGACGGCAGCCCAACTGTGCCCCCGGACTGGTACTTTGATCGGGTTTATCAGGTGTACCGGAATACCAAAGGCGGCAGGCTGGTCAACATGGGTACCGCGTACAGCCTGCTTCACACCCTTGCCGACCGAGCCCATGGGTCCCGCAAAGCGCTACGGGACTTCGTCCAGGTGGCAGAGCGGGGTGAGAAATGTACGTTGTGCGGGGAACGCGCCGCACTTCATGGCGTGGATGGCAGCAGAACGGGTGTCCGAAGGTTTTGGGGCGATCTGGCGGACGAACTGAAGCGCAGGCAACGCCACGCGGAGCTGAGGCCGGACGGACGAGAACGTCTGTGCGCTGTCTGCACAATCAAACGCTTTGTGCAGAGGGCGTTCTTCAAGAAAGAACTGGGGTTGGAGGGTGCGTTTCCTTCCACGAGCACTATTGCTGCCGCAACCTTCCGCGAACGCTTGATAGAGACCCTCAAGGATCTCCCCCCGGGTCACCCGCTGAGGGAAAGGGTTCGGGTGTTCAGGGACGAGTTGGCAAGTGCGCAGAGTGGGGATGGGGATGCGATTCCCCAGACGGTGGTCTTGGAGTCCGTCCCCCGGCTGGCGGTCCTGCTTCAAGACATCCGGGATGATGAGGCAAGAGAAGCCATGAGGGACCTCGTGCACTACGATGGAGATTTGTTCTACCCGGAAGCCTACACGGTAGAGCGCTTCCGGAACAGTTACGGGCTGGATTTCGCTCCCGAGAAGGTTGAACACCTCCGCAAGTGCTTGGGCGGACTGCTGGAGCACGCCAAGCGACCGTCGGCGTACTTCGCTGTGCTGGCCATGGACGGAGACGAAATCGGTGCCTGGTTATCAGGGGAACGGCTACCTGCTTTCCGTGACGTTCTACACTCGCGCGCGGTCGAACTGTTCGAGAAGCAGTGGGCACGTGGTAACTTGCAGGACTGGCAGGGCCTCCTCGATGGAGTCACCAGGCGCCTGCTTGGTCCGGCAAGCCATGCGGCCATCAGCCATGCCGTTGCCAACTTCGCCCTCCATTCTGTTCGCCCCGTTGTGGAGGACCTGTACCCCGGTCGCGTGGTATATGCGGGAGGTGATGACCTCCTTGCCCTGTTGCCGGCCGATAGTGCCCTTTCGGCGGCCCGCGACCTGCGCGCCTTGTACAGCGGCCAGGCGACTGTGGAAGTTGGGGAAGGCGACCGCTGGATTAGGGTCACTCCGGAACTGGTCGGTGACCGCCACGGCTTCTTGCAGGTGGGTAAAGAATGGCTGGTAACAATGGGTCCGAGAGCCGCCATCAGCGCAGGCATTGCCATCGCGCACCACCAGGCTCCACTCGACGGAGTGGTGAGGGAAGCACGGGAAGCACTCAAGTCAGCCAAAGACGCATACGGGCGGAATGCGGTCTGCGTCCACGCGCTGAAACGCTCGGGGGACGCACTGAGGGTTGGTAGTCAGTGGAGTTACTCCGGTCTTACTGATGTAATCGGCCTGTTTCTTGACATCTGCGAACGGTTGCGTGAAGGGAAACTGTCCTCCCGGTTGGTCTACGACGTGTCCGCTGAGTCCAGGGCGCTCGTCGCTGTTCCAGATGCATATGAAGCCGAACTGACGCGCCTCATCAAACGGCACGGGGGCGAAGCGGTCAAGGATAAGGCAGAGGAACAAGCGAAGTTGCTGGCGTCCCAACTTGCCAGGTGGTCCGCGGCGCTGGAGGCGCACCGGCAGCAGTGGGAGAAGTACGCGCGGTTGGCCTCCGCATCGCAGCCGGACCCCGTAGATGAGGACTACGCCCCCCAGCCAGGTTGCGTGGAAGTGGGGAAGTGGCTGCAACTTGCGCGGTTTCTGGAGAGGGGTGGGGCGGAATGAGCTGGTTGTTCATCGAGCCTGCGGACGTGTGGCTGTTCCGTGACGGCAAGGCCTTCGACGCCGGAAGTGACCATCACGCCCGCAGCGTTTTCCCTCCGAACCCCAGCACCGTTCAGGGGGCACTGCGATCCATGCTCCTCATGGCATCCGGCGCCCCTCTGCCGGACTTTGCTTTGGGCCCCACAATGGCGAAGCACCGTGTTTCCCGTGCGATCAGTGGCGTCATCGGTTGGCCCGGAGAGCCTCCGAGGTTCCGTCTGCGTGGGCCGTTCCTAGCGAGGCGGCGGCGGGACCCACAGGGGAAAGAGAGCTACGTGCGTTACTTTCCGCTGCCGGCAGACGTGGTCAAGTTAAAGAAGAGAGACGATGGGAAGGGGGTGATCCACCAATGTCTGGCGCCGTTGAGGGAAAGTCCCTTCGGCGCTAACTGGCCCGGGCGCGGCTTGCTGCCCCTTTGGGCACGGACTTGTGGCGTGCTGGAAGAAGTAGCGGAATGCTGGGTCGACGAACGCACGCTGCTCTCGTATCTTCGGGGCGGCGGGTTGCCGAGCGATGGCGTTTGCGCGGAGAAGTCCCTGTTTGTGCGGGAGAACCGCTTCGGGGTTGGCCTGGACAGCCAGACCAGACGGCCCCGGGAGGGTCTTCTGTACCAGGTCGAGTTCATCCGCCCGCGCGACGGTATAGGCCTCCTGGTTGAAGTGGATGACTCTGGTTTGCCGGAGCAGATCAGTTGGCCGGATGCCGGGTTACTGTCTTTCGGGGGAGAGAGCCGGGCGGCGCGCGTTACTGTTGTTCAGGGCTACGAGTTGGCGGAGCAGCACGGGCCCGTGCCGGGCGATACGGGGGAACGCCTGAGGGTGTACCTGGCGACGCCCGCGCGCTTTGATGACGCGTGGACTGCGGCTGACTGGAGTAAGTGGTTCTCCGGGCCGGATCTGCGGTTGGTCGCGGCTGCCGTGAAGCGAATCCACCCCATCGGCGGTGTACGGGTCGATGCCGAGAGCCAGAAGGGCGCTTTCCAGAAGACCATGTATCGGTACGTCCCGGCAGGCAGCGTGTTTTTCCTGGAGGCAGATGGACCCATACGGTACAGCGGCATGGCGGTAACGGATAGCGAGGAAGACGCCGTGATTGGATTCGGCCAGGTGTTCTTGGGTGCATGGGACTACGCCTGAAGGGAGGAACAGGGCACATGTTTGAAGCTTCGTGCCTGATGTACATGTACGTGGAGACCCCACTACACGCGGGCACCGGGCGGGGCTTGGCGGCGGTTGACCTGCCTGTTCAACGCGAACGGGTAACAGGTTATCCCCTGGTGCAGGCAAGCGGAATCAAGGGAAAAGTGCGGGCGGCAACGCACCTGCTTATCAAGCAGAGGGACCGACAGAACGGGGACGTGATCTGGAAAACGGTCTTTGGGCCAGAGACGTCGGGGGCGCCCGACCACGCGGGGGCGCTGTCTCCTGGAGACGCCAGGTTGCTTCTGTTCCCGGTTCGATCACTTGCGGGCGTATTCGCCTGGATCACCAGCCGTGACGTGCTGGCACGGTTCTTCCGCGATGCCGCCGCGGCGCGCCACCGTTTGGAGGTGGACGAAGACGGAAAGACGGTGCCGTTGCAGCTTCCCGTCCAGACTGGTGCCGATACCGCTTTGGTTTCGCCGGGCAGCACAGTAGTAGCCGGAGGCATGGTGGTGCTGGAGGAGTTCTCCTTCACGCCCAGGGAAGACCGGGCGGTGCTGAACATCGCACGCTGGCTGGCGGCAAATGTCCTGCCCACTGGCGCCGAGTACGAATACTGGCGTAGCAAGCTATTATCCGGTCTGGTTGTGCTGCCGGAGAGCGCCTTCCGCGATTTCGCCCTCTATGCTACCGAGGTGGCGACCCGCGTGCGCTTAGACCGTGAGACAAAAACCGTTGAGGAGGGAGGGTTGTGGACCGAGGAAAGCTTGCCGACCGATACGATCTTGTACGTACCGTTGCACGCAACCCGCGCTCGCAGCTATCAGAAGGGCGGGGGGCGAGTACCGGGGATCCCTGACAGTTGGTACGAAGGGCACGGGGCGGCTGACATTCTGGAGTACGTGAAGGATTTGGGCCTCACCCGCGTCCAACTCGGCGGCGATGAAACGGTTGGGCGGGGTATGGTCCATTTGCGTTTCGGGGAGGTGCACCATGCCTAGCCATCAGCAGACTCTGGAACAGAGGCGGGCTGCTGAAGCCTGGCGGTGCGTCACCGTTGCACTGGATCAGGCCAAGCAGAAAGCCAACGAGGCGCTCCAGAAGGCCCAGAAACCGGAAGAGCGTAGCCGTCTCGAGCAAGAGATTCGCAGGCTGAACACCGATTCCGGGAAGCTCTGGGCATCGTACGGCAGTCTGGCACGCAAAGTCCCGGCCCTTGTTACATCCGCCGGTTTGGGCCAAGCAATGGCGTTCCTCCGCGCTAAGGGGCAGAGCAAGGCGTGGGACCCGCATGAACTGCTTTACAGCCACGTCTCAGACTGGGTGGTCGGCCAGTTGAAGGAGACTGGCGAACTGCTCGACGTGATCCAGCACAGAAGTAGCGAAGTGTACCGCCAGGCGACCTCGGAAGCTCTTGCCTTTCTACTCTGGGTGAAGCGTTTCGCCGAGGCCAGGTTGCCCGAGGCTACGGAGGGACCATGATGGTTGGGAACCGGCATGAAAAGGATGCGAGGCCACTCTATCCCTTGCCTAAGGATACAGCGGCAACGGCTGTCCTCCGCGGCGAACTCGCGGTGTGTTTGAACCTGGGCCTGCGCTTCGACAGGTTTACCCCCTTCGGACCGGATTGGTCTCTGGAGGGACCCGCCAAGAAGAGAGCGCTGGATAACCTGGTGCAGGTTGGCAACAGCGCTGGGAAAGACCCTGGGTATCGTGATCTTGTGAGGCAGCACTACCGGCGGTGGCGAGAGATGGTGAGGGCAGGTGGCGCGCTCAACGATTGTGTTTTCGAGGCAGGGCCCGAATGGCGCATGGCGGTGGGATTGGGCCGGGGTGGCGTTCTGGAGACGGGGTTCGCGTTCCACCATGTGTACGGTTTCCCGTACCTTCCAGGTAGTGCCCTCAAGGGCCTTACTCGATCATACGTGCTGTGGGTGGTAGCCGGTAACCTGGGTGTACCTTACACTGTGCCTGGGGAGCCAAGGCCGGGGAGGACGCCCCTCCAATACCTCGAGGCCATCCTCACGGAGCCGGACGAAAGCGAGCGTCGCGCTGCGCTGGAAAGACTCCAAGACAGCCCCGGATTGCCAGAGGATGCTGTTGTGCGAACGGCGGAGGCTGTGCGCTTACTCGCAGAACACAAATTCGATGGCTCGCCGTCCTTGAGCGTCAGCCAGTGCATCCGTGTCTACCGTGATGTCTTCGGTGCGTCGGGACATAAGGGCCGGCGCGGATCTGTAGTTTTCTTCGACGCAGTGCCTGTCGAGCCTCCCGTGCTCAAGGTTGACGTGATGAACCCCCACTACGGGGAGTACTATCGAGGCGCGGAAGCCCCGGCTGACTATCTGAGCCCCGTCCCGGTTTACTTCCTCGCAGTAGAGGCCGGGAGCCGATTTGCGTTTGCAGTAGGCGGCGCCGACGAGGAACTCGCGCGCAAGGCAAAGAGCTGGCTCGTTTCCGCTCTCCGTGACTTCGGCGCCGGGGCCAAGACATCCGCGGGCTACGGCTACTTCAGCTTCCCCTCGCCAGGAGTGCGGAAGTGACGCATGGCCCCCCGACCTAGATAGGCCGGCCAAGCACGAGGTCCCGACACCCGATCTCTCTATGACCGCAGGGTTTCTCAGGAGCCTGGGCACCCCCTTCCGCTTGCTGGGAGAGCTTCCTTGATGGGGTACCGGATGTGTCAACGGCACGGGGCCGCGGGACATAGGTCCTCGGGAAGAAGGAGGGGCTGGGCGTGTCCGCTACAGTGTTGATTTGCACCGTCGGGACCAGTCTCCTGACTTACGTCCCGCAGTTGTTGGGGCGTGAAGCGGCTGACCTGGGCCGTCCGGCGGTGCAGGATGAAATCGTCGAGTCGTTGCTCTCCAGGGACCCCGCGGACAGGGTGTGCGGAGCCGAGATCAACTCCGTGCTGCTCATCGAGCGGCACATGGTTGCCACTGGGCGCTCCGTCTACTTTCTGCACTCGGAGACGGACGAGGGTCGATGGGCGGCACAGATTCTCCAGAAGTACTACGAATTGAAGCAGTGGTACGCGGAGACTCGAGAGGTGAGGGGACTCCGGGACGACAAACCCGGGCAATTCCGCTCCGAGGGTTTGCGGCGCCTGGCCCGAGAGATGGCGGCCATAGTCAGGGAGCGCGGCGCCCCCACCACCATCATCAACGCCACCGGAGGCTACAAGGCGCAGGTGGCGATCACCGTGTTGATCGGCCAGGCGATGGGCACCACGGTCTACTACAAGCACGAACGCTTCAACGACGTCATCGACTTTCCCCCGATGCCGGTTTCCTTCGACCTCAAGCTGTGGTTGCGCCACTCTGCCCTGTTCTTTGCCCTTGATCGGGGGGATCTCATAGCGTACGACGACTGCAGGGCCGAATGGGAGGAAGCCCTTGAGCCGCTTATCAAAAGGGTGTCCATAAACGGTAAATACTACCTCGAACTGACACCCGTGGGCCAGGTATTCCACGAGCGGTTGAAGACGGACCTTCCACAGACGGACACCTTAAAACCGCCGGACGCTCCCGGTCCCATGCCGGGAGTTCGCCTGAGGGATCACGACTGGCGAGGCCTGCGCGAGCGCCTGGAGAAGTGGCTGAACCGATTGCAGGCCGAGAAGCGCTACATCACCGGGATATCAGATCAGCGATTCGCCGATGGCGGGCGCCTGGGCTGCAAGGTTGTGCCGGAGGCAGCCGGCCGAGGTGCCATCCGGCTATGCGTACCTTTCGGGGATATCTGGGCGGTATTCCGGGTGAACACCACCGCCGCCACAGAGGGGCAACTTCAATGGATCACTGCCGATATCAACCAGTGGCTGCAGGACAACCCTTTCTGATCCTCTCCGGGGCACGCATGGATAGGGGGCAGTTCCGCCGTCGCGTCCGCACCAGGGTGTCGGCGATCGTGCAATCCCTGGAGGCACTTGGCCGGCGGGTGGAGAAGAGGGTATTGGAGCGCTGCTTCTCTCGCTGAGCGGTCGACTGACCGTGGGTTGAGTTGACCGCCGGGTGGCGTGGATGAGCGGCCGAATGCGGTGGCGGGTGTCGGGGTCGCCAAAGGAGGGGGCGTATGGCGCAGTCTGGGTTTCACGGGATCATCGGGGTGTACGGCAGCCGGGCGATGGCCGCGAGGAGTGTTGCCCCCGCGAAGGAGAAGGGGGACCTCAAGTTCGGGTTCGTGCTGGGGAACATCCTGCCGGACGTGGACCTGGTGCCGCTGGTGCTCTTGTACCTGTATGACAGCAAGCTGGCCATGAGCATGCATCGCACATTCACCCACAGCCTGCTGATGGCGGCGGCGGTGTACCTTTTGTTTGCGGCGCGCAGGCGGCCGGGCTTGGCCCTGGGCCTGGCCGCCGGCATGGTGTTGCACGACCTGGTGGACATGGCGGTGTGGTTCAGCGGCGTCGACTTCCTCTGGCCCCTGGGGCTGTTCGGCCTTCCCAGCGCGGTGAACCTGTGGGCCAGCTGGCAGCCGCCCGCGGTGGTGGGGAGTCTGCTGGGCGCGGCTGACTACCTGGCGTACGGGATCTACTTCGCGGTACTGCGCCGGGCAGCCCTCCGGCGGGAAGCGCGCCTTGAGTTCCTGCCCCGCCTCGGCCTGTACACCAACCTGCAGTGGGCCTTGACGGTAGTTTTCGTGGCGCTGGCGCTGGTGCTCAGCCCCTCTCTGTTCAACGTGGTCCATTACGCCCTGTTCACCCTGGTGATGATGCCGCTGGCCATCTTCGTCACCGTGAGGATGCGCCCGGTCATCGAGGAATTCTGAACCTCCGGCAGGCATGGTGCCGGGGACGCCGCCTCGCCGGGCGAGCCGAGCTTCGCATGATCGCGGAGCCTGTCGGCGTTCAGTTCGTCACCCCCTGGACGCCTGGGGACGGCGGCCGGTCGCGAGGTAGGCGACCAGGGCGAGGCCGGCGGGGATGGTCGCCGCCAGGTACATGCCAGAGTAGCCGATGGCCTGGGAGATGGTGCCCCACAGGATGGCACCCAGGCCGATGCCCAGGTCGAAGCCGATGTAGTAGGTGCTGTTGGCGGCGCCCCGGCGGTAGGGAGGCAGGCCGCGCACGGCCAGGGCCTGCATGGCCGGACCCACGGCACCGAAGCCGATGCCGGCGAGTACCGCCGCCGCC
This window harbors:
- the cas10 gene encoding type III-B CRISPR-associated protein Cas10/Cmr2 yields the protein MTDQRFWEQKIVAFLHDPPDKLLLGLGDHESRTQALLTQLLGRPPESAELELARKADSVAAAMDRAAFPAQVVVTPSDDPDGSRATSGATLYWADPEIRHPMSGCEFKDRPPYAMNERLKVSDAYKLVVDDIATRFAGDPRRMYLALWRRLPEAVDPFWRLIPGDTRMVDHSLWDHLDATTAVVGALNRPALLVLSLGPAQRYIYQARRTQDLWMGSYILSYLAWEAARAIAESIGPDAVLYPALRGQPLVDRWLASDAVAVLKQEEIPDSGRLAVAALPNKLVALVPADRARALAEDAVVPAVSAAWERMANAVLDYLETWALVDDTFREMWAVQTGAGAGGEWKSHWELYWSYHVWPATRPPGEADAWREADDVLAEYKRLAFPSFPDGSPTVPPDWYFDRVYQVYRNTKGGRLVNMGTAYSLLHTLADRAHGSRKALRDFVQVAERGEKCTLCGERAALHGVDGSRTGVRRFWGDLADELKRRQRHAELRPDGRERLCAVCTIKRFVQRAFFKKELGLEGAFPSTSTIAAATFRERLIETLKDLPPGHPLRERVRVFRDELASAQSGDGDAIPQTVVLESVPRLAVLLQDIRDDEAREAMRDLVHYDGDLFYPEAYTVERFRNSYGLDFAPEKVEHLRKCLGGLLEHAKRPSAYFAVLAMDGDEIGAWLSGERLPAFRDVLHSRAVELFEKQWARGNLQDWQGLLDGVTRRLLGPASHAAISHAVANFALHSVRPVVEDLYPGRVVYAGGDDLLALLPADSALSAARDLRALYSGQATVEVGEGDRWIRVTPELVGDRHGFLQVGKEWLVTMGPRAAISAGIAIAHHQAPLDGVVREAREALKSAKDAYGRNAVCVHALKRSGDALRVGSQWSYSGLTDVIGLFLDICERLREGKLSSRLVYDVSAESRALVAVPDAYEAELTRLIKRHGGEAVKDKAEEQAKLLASQLARWSAALEAHRQQWEKYARLASASQPDPVDEDYAPQPGCVEVGKWLQLARFLERGGAE
- the cmr3 gene encoding type III-B CRISPR module-associated protein Cmr3, whose protein sequence is MSWLFIEPADVWLFRDGKAFDAGSDHHARSVFPPNPSTVQGALRSMLLMASGAPLPDFALGPTMAKHRVSRAISGVIGWPGEPPRFRLRGPFLARRRRDPQGKESYVRYFPLPADVVKLKKRDDGKGVIHQCLAPLRESPFGANWPGRGLLPLWARTCGVLEEVAECWVDERTLLSYLRGGGLPSDGVCAEKSLFVRENRFGVGLDSQTRRPREGLLYQVEFIRPRDGIGLLVEVDDSGLPEQISWPDAGLLSFGGESRAARVTVVQGYELAEQHGPVPGDTGERLRVYLATPARFDDAWTAADWSKWFSGPDLRLVAAAVKRIHPIGGVRVDAESQKGAFQKTMYRYVPAGSVFFLEADGPIRYSGMAVTDSEEDAVIGFGQVFLGAWDYA
- the cmr4 gene encoding type III-B CRISPR module RAMP protein Cmr4, giving the protein MFEASCLMYMYVETPLHAGTGRGLAAVDLPVQRERVTGYPLVQASGIKGKVRAATHLLIKQRDRQNGDVIWKTVFGPETSGAPDHAGALSPGDARLLLFPVRSLAGVFAWITSRDVLARFFRDAAAARHRLEVDEDGKTVPLQLPVQTGADTALVSPGSTVVAGGMVVLEEFSFTPREDRAVLNIARWLAANVLPTGAEYEYWRSKLLSGLVVLPESAFRDFALYATEVATRVRLDRETKTVEEGGLWTEESLPTDTILYVPLHATRARSYQKGGGRVPGIPDSWYEGHGAADILEYVKDLGLTRVQLGGDETVGRGMVHLRFGEVHHA
- the cmr5 gene encoding type III-B CRISPR module-associated protein Cmr5, whose translation is MPSHQQTLEQRRAAEAWRCVTVALDQAKQKANEALQKAQKPEERSRLEQEIRRLNTDSGKLWASYGSLARKVPALVTSAGLGQAMAFLRAKGQSKAWDPHELLYSHVSDWVVGQLKETGELLDVIQHRSSEVYRQATSEALAFLLWVKRFAEARLPEATEGP
- the cmr6 gene encoding type III-B CRISPR module RAMP protein Cmr6, which codes for MVGNRHEKDARPLYPLPKDTAATAVLRGELAVCLNLGLRFDRFTPFGPDWSLEGPAKKRALDNLVQVGNSAGKDPGYRDLVRQHYRRWREMVRAGGALNDCVFEAGPEWRMAVGLGRGGVLETGFAFHHVYGFPYLPGSALKGLTRSYVLWVVAGNLGVPYTVPGEPRPGRTPLQYLEAILTEPDESERRAALERLQDSPGLPEDAVVRTAEAVRLLAEHKFDGSPSLSVSQCIRVYRDVFGASGHKGRRGSVVFFDAVPVEPPVLKVDVMNPHYGEYYRGAEAPADYLSPVPVYFLAVEAGSRFAFAVGGADEELARKAKSWLVSALRDFGAGAKTSAGYGYFSFPSPGVRK
- a CDS encoding putative CRISPR-associated protein; the encoded protein is MSATVLICTVGTSLLTYVPQLLGREAADLGRPAVQDEIVESLLSRDPADRVCGAEINSVLLIERHMVATGRSVYFLHSETDEGRWAAQILQKYYELKQWYAETREVRGLRDDKPGQFRSEGLRRLAREMAAIVRERGAPTTIINATGGYKAQVAITVLIGQAMGTTVYYKHERFNDVIDFPPMPVSFDLKLWLRHSALFFALDRGDLIAYDDCRAEWEEALEPLIKRVSINGKYYLELTPVGQVFHERLKTDLPQTDTLKPPDAPGPMPGVRLRDHDWRGLRERLEKWLNRLQAEKRYITGISDQRFADGGRLGCKVVPEAAGRGAIRLCVPFGDIWAVFRVNTTAATEGQLQWITADINQWLQDNPF
- a CDS encoding metal-dependent hydrolase, whose translation is MAQSGFHGIIGVYGSRAMAARSVAPAKEKGDLKFGFVLGNILPDVDLVPLVLLYLYDSKLAMSMHRTFTHSLLMAAAVYLLFAARRRPGLALGLAAGMVLHDLVDMAVWFSGVDFLWPLGLFGLPSAVNLWASWQPPAVVGSLLGAADYLAYGIYFAVLRRAALRREARLEFLPRLGLYTNLQWALTVVFVALALVLSPSLFNVVHYALFTLVMMPLAIFVTVRMRPVIEEF